The Sporichthyaceae bacterium genome includes the window CTGCTCGCCGGCGCGGTGCTGCTCACCGTCACCTATGTCCTGGTCGCGCAGTCCCTCGACCACCGTTCCGCGCCCGGTGGCTTTTTCCAGAACCCCAAGGGCCCGCCCGACCCCAACCAGACCGCCACCCTGGCCGACGGACGCAACGTGCCGCTGTCCCAGGCCTCGGACCTGCTCCGCTCGGACCAGGCGAACTACCGCCGCGAGACCCTGGACACCCTGCTCAGCCGCGGCGCGTTGGCGCTGATCATCGTCGGCGTGCTCGCCGGTATCGCCGGGTGGCTGATGGCGGGCCGCGCGCTCAGCCCGGTCGCGCACATCACCGCCACCGCCAAGCGCATCGCCGGCGGCCCGCGCTCCGCGCCCGGACTGCACGAACGGATCGCGCTGACGGGGCCTCAGGACGAGGTGAAAGAACTCGCCGACACCTTCGACGCGATGCTGGAGCGCCTCGACCGTTCCTTCGACGGGCAGCGCCGATTCGTCTCCAACGCCTCCCATGAGCTGCGCACCCCACTGGCCATCAACCGCGCTCTCATCGAGGTGGCGATCACCCGGGCCGGCGCGCCGTCGCAGCTCGTCGACCTCGGCGAGTCGCTGCTCTCGGTGAACGCCCGGCACGAGCGACTGATCAACGGCCTGCTGACCCTCGCCGACAGCGAGAACGAAATCACCGAACGGGTCCCGGTT containing:
- a CDS encoding histidine kinase dimerization/phospho-acceptor domain-containing protein; translation: MTARFAPSRWTLRVRLTVLWATSFLLAGAVLLTVTYVLVAQSLDHRSAPGGFFQNPKGPPDPNQTATLADGRNVPLSQASDLLRSDQANYRRETLDTLLSRGALALIIVGVLAGIAGWLMAGRALSPVAHITATAKRIAGGPRSAPGLHERIALTGPQDEVKELADTFDAMLERLDRSFDGQRRFVSNASHELRTPLAINRALIEVAITRAGAPSQLVDLGESLLSVNARHERLINGLLTLADSENEITERVPV